The genomic segment AAGATGTAATCGGTGAGGTACTCGAGGGAGTGGCTGGCGTTCGGGTAGTTGAAGCCCTCGGAGAAGCGGTAGATGAAGATGCCGGGGTACGGCTCGTCCAAGGAGACCTCGGGGTTGGATCCGTCGCCGTGGTCGATGGGCAGGAAAACGTTGCGGGCGGCGTTATCGCTGGCGTTGAAGGTGCCGTACTCACCAATGACTTGTCGGTGGTCTTCGCCAATGACGTGGTCGCCGACGACGGAGTGAATCTTGACCTTTCCGAGGAAGCGTCCCTGGCTACGGAGAATGCGCCAGAGGAGCAGCACGGCAGAGATGCAGATTGTGGCGTAAATTCCGTTCTCGATGGAAGAGAAAATGGTGACAAAGACACCGACGAAGAAGATGACGACTTCAAGGGGCGAGACACGCCAGAATTGGTAAACAGTGTTGGGCGGCGTAATAAGATCGCCGACGGCATGGATAATGACTGCAGCCAGTGACGCGCTGGAGATGTAGAAGAACACAGCCGTGAGAGCGTAGATGGCGAGCAAGACAATAAGGCCAGTGATGACACCAGCGAAGGGAGTTCTGACGCCAGCCTTGGACTTGATAGCAGTACGACTGAACGAGCCCGTAGAGGGATACCCGCCAAGGAAAGGTGCGATGACGTTGGTAACACCAATAGCAACGAACTCTTGAGACGGGTTGATGGTGTAGTTGTTGACGCGACCGAAAGATTTCGAGATGGCAACGTGCTCAATGACCAACACAATAACGCTGGCAGGCAGGAAAGGCAAGAAAGCGCTGATGAGGTCGGTGTCGACCTTCGGGGCGCCAGCATTCTGGAAACCTGTAACTTTGGTTAGATCACGGTATACTAGCCGAGTGAAAATTGCACTAACCTCTTGGAACTTCTCCCAAGATCTTGAACAGCGGGTTTGACCGTCTGTTCATGTTGACCAGCCAACTGATCATGGTGTAGAGAAGGATGACGAAGACAGTTCGTAAGGtcgagaggaagaagaaaagcTTCGACTTCTGAGGATACTTCTTGGCCAGACTAGTGAAGATGAACCGCAAAAGGTAGAGCATGGTGAGGGCAGTCAGGCCCATGGCAGCATCCAGCTTTGTCTTGGGGAGGGCCTTGAGGGTGTTGATGAAGACCAGGTAGGTAGCCTCTCTTGTGTTGACACCCTTGATGCCCAACAATGTGACCAATTGGCCAACAGCGATGCTGATGGCAGAACCAGTCATGAAGGCTGACAGAGAGGTCAAAGAGATCAAGTCGACAATCCATCCCATTCGAATCAGGCCAATGAAGAGAATGATGGCGCCGGCAATGATAGCTAGAGCAGACGCAATCTGATGACCTTCGTATTGGGGAAAGTCCGCCTGGACATCGGTAATAAGGTTACCAACGACAGTGGACATAACAGCTACGGGCTATTAGTCAGTTAGTAGAGTATCAATGTGGTTTGGAAGAGGATTTACATACCCCGATGGTGATATCCTTGGATGTAGCGAAGAACCAGTAGATAATGACACCCATGAAGGATGAGTAGAGACCGAACTGAGGTTCAAGCTTTGCGAGCAAAGCGTAAGCCATACCCTGGGGTACCACAACAGCACCAACAGTGACACCGGCGACCAAGTCACCAAGGAACCACTGCAGGTTATAGTGACCAATCCAGTTGAGGAAGGGGAAGAGAGAGCGGATGTATGCAAGGACTTCGTGGCCGTCGGGAAGAAGTTCGAGGAGCCACTCAGCCGTTGTTGGCTCCTCCTCAACGAATGTGTCCGAGGACTGGACAGAGAAGACAGACTCGCCGCGCAACATCTCTTCGTTTTCGGGCTTCTCGAGCTTGATGCCCAAGACCTTGGCCAGGCCATGGCCAATCTTGGTGCTTGTGCTCGACATGGTGGTTGATCGGACCGGAAACCGGCTGAGACTCTGAGGAATAACTTGTCGAGCTCTTGACTACTGAGACGAGTAGCACACAGGACCTCGCTCCTTTTTTGGCGAAGATGTCCCAAGGCTATATAGGAGTCACCGGGGGTGGTCACCGTGCCACACTCCTGGGTCCACGGGGGTCGCCGTGGGATTTGGCGGTCGAGAAAGGGCAGCAGGAATGGGAACCGGGGTGCGTAGTGGGCAGAAGCTAATGGTGCAAACCGTGACTAGAACGCTTCCAGTCCTGGAGGCTCGACGGGGGTGGCGATTTGGGGCAGGAGGTGCGAAATTGTCGCTACTTGACAGCCCTTGCAAAGTTGCGCAATCGGTCAAAGGGGCATTAATTGGTCGAGACAACGATGGCCGACTCAACGATGAGCGAGAGAGTTCCCGACACAGGAAAAA from the Colletotrichum lupini chromosome 3, complete sequence genome contains:
- a CDS encoding sulfate permease, which produces MSSTSTKIGHGLAKVLGIKLEKPENEEMLRGESVFSVQSSDTFVEEEPTTAEWLLELLPDGHEVLAYIRSLFPFLNWIGHYNLQWFLGDLVAGVTVGAVVVPQGMAYALLAKLEPQFGLYSSFMGVIIYWFFATSKDITIGPVAVMSTVVGNLITDVQADFPQYEGHQIASALAIIAGAIILFIGLIRMGWIVDLISLTSLSAFMTGSAISIAVGQLVTLLGIKGVNTREATYLVFINTLKALPKTKLDAAMGLTALTMLYLLRFIFTSLAKKYPQKSKLFFFLSTLRTVFVILLYTMISWLVNMNRRSNPLFKILGEVPRGFQNAGAPKVDTDLISAFLPFLPASVIVLVIEHVAISKSFGRVNNYTINPSQEFVAIGVTNVIAPFLGGYPSTGSFSRTAIKSKAGVRTPFAGVITGLIVLLAIYALTAVFFYISSASLAAVIIHAVGDLITPPNTVYQFWRVSPLEVVIFFVGVFVTIFSSIENGIYATICISAVLLLWRILRSQGRFLGKVKIHSVVGDHVIGEDHRQVIGEYGTFNASDNAARNVFLPIDHGDGSNPEVSLDEPYPGIFIYRFSEGFNYPNASHSLEYLTDYIFARTRRTNMQSYGRLGDRPWNDPGPSRKAKKAQAQMHEEENRPTLKAIILDFSSVNHVDLTSIQQLIDVRNQLDRYASPDKVNWHIACINNRWTKRALVAAGFGYPVDRNDGTQHQWKSIFSVAEIGGSESAAAVAEKAANEKELSTHARGARTIDEEALGKDGAYDQIDPVSSGSRKGGAGAGNVGGGPRRKGVVVHGLNRPLFHVDLTSALQSAIANSEGRGIDEEDAEDPKSPSTSSD